A DNA window from Gillisia sp. Hel1_33_143 contains the following coding sequences:
- a CDS encoding lytic transglycosylase domain-containing protein: MKKTLSLLMMFAFFGGWAQQGPKNTPQSKTQAKKANFRVQVFKKTDTSDIKILNPDPEFKNRLPIGAKINKADLVNLKDLPKAAVIDSVWKSELLNSDLFENMQREIQKQDYSDVVYKDLPTDTLKARLAKLNARTPFNVEYNPMLESVIKSYLKRNKKSMERLMALSTYYFPMFEQQLDRFDVPLEIKYLAIVESALNPRAKSHMGATGLWQFMFTTGKMHGLDVSSYVDERMDPIMATEAAVKYLSSLYKTFGDWDLVLASYNSGPGNVSKAIRRSGGSTNYWKLRPYLPRETAGYVPAFLATMYLFEYAKEHDFQPSNPDVAFFETDTLHVKQLLTFDQISNVTGVEKDMLEFLNPSYKLNIIPFVEDEKYALRLPRASVGVFVNNEDAIYNFAKTEITEAKKELPRFVEAEDKVRYRVKSGDYLGKIAQKYGVAITSIRSWNNIRGNNLKVGQYLTIYPRKSVSNTSKKQQVAQQSSTPKSYTVKNGDSLWSISNKFPGVSVQNLRAWNSITSTNLKPGTVLKLSKS; this comes from the coding sequence ATGAAAAAAACACTCTCACTCCTAATGATGTTTGCTTTTTTTGGTGGCTGGGCACAGCAAGGACCAAAGAATACTCCGCAATCTAAAACACAGGCTAAAAAAGCTAATTTTAGAGTACAGGTATTTAAGAAAACAGACACAAGTGATATAAAAATATTAAATCCAGATCCAGAATTTAAGAACAGGCTTCCAATTGGTGCTAAGATAAATAAGGCAGATCTTGTTAATCTTAAAGATCTACCTAAAGCAGCGGTAATAGATTCTGTTTGGAAATCAGAATTATTAAATTCTGATCTGTTTGAAAATATGCAACGTGAGATCCAAAAGCAGGATTACTCGGATGTTGTTTATAAAGATCTTCCAACAGATACTTTAAAGGCTAGACTTGCTAAGTTGAATGCCAGAACACCTTTTAACGTTGAATACAATCCAATGTTGGAGAGCGTTATTAAGTCTTATCTAAAAAGAAATAAGAAGTCTATGGAACGTCTTATGGCGTTAAGTACGTACTACTTTCCAATGTTCGAACAGCAATTGGATAGATTTGATGTTCCTTTGGAGATTAAATACCTAGCCATAGTAGAATCTGCTTTAAACCCAAGAGCAAAATCCCATATGGGAGCAACTGGTTTATGGCAATTTATGTTTACTACAGGAAAGATGCATGGCTTAGATGTAAGTTCTTATGTAGATGAGCGTATGGACCCGATAATGGCTACAGAAGCGGCTGTTAAATACCTTTCTAGTCTTTATAAGACCTTTGGAGATTGGGATTTGGTTCTTGCGTCTTATAATTCCGGACCTGGAAATGTTTCAAAAGCTATTAGAAGGAGTGGTGGGTCTACCAACTATTGGAAATTAAGACCATATCTTCCACGTGAAACAGCTGGTTATGTTCCAGCATTCTTGGCTACAATGTATCTTTTTGAATATGCTAAAGAACATGATTTTCAACCTAGTAATCCTGATGTAGCCTTTTTTGAAACAGATACGCTTCATGTAAAGCAACTGCTTACGTTTGATCAGATCTCAAATGTTACCGGAGTTGAGAAAGACATGTTAGAATTTTTAAACCCTAGTTACAAGTTGAATATCATTCCATTTGTGGAAGATGAAAAATATGCGCTACGCTTGCCAAGAGCCAGTGTTGGAGTGTTTGTGAATAATGAAGATGCTATCTATAATTTTGCGAAGACAGAGATCACCGAAGCTAAAAAGGAGCTGCCTAGATTTGTAGAAGCAGAAGATAAAGTTAGATATAGAGTTAAGAGTGGCGATTATCTAGGAAAGATCGCTCAAAAATATGGAGTTGCTATAACTAGCATTAGAAGCTGGAATAATATTAGAGGTAATAATTTGAAAGTTGGTCAATACCTTACAATATATCCTAGAAAATCTGTTTCAAATACTAGTAAAAAGCAACAGGTTGCCCAGCAATCTTCTACTCCAAAATCTTATACGGTAAAGAATGGCGATTCTCTTTGGAGCATTTCAAATAAGTTTCCTGGAGTTTCGGTACAGAATTTGAGGGCTTGGAATAGTATAACCAGTACAAATCTAAAACCAGGAACAGTCCTAAAGCTTTCTAAAAGCTAG
- a CDS encoding twin-arginine translocase TatA/TatE family subunit, protein MNALFLPLVIGAPQIILIVIVVLLLFGGRKIPELMRGLGSGIKEFKDASKDDDNTTSQTTTDESKKVSGDNN, encoded by the coding sequence ATGAACGCACTATTTTTACCTTTAGTTATAGGAGCACCTCAAATCATCTTAATTGTGATAGTAGTATTGCTTTTATTTGGAGGTCGCAAAATACCTGAACTGATGAGAGGTCTTGGAAGTGGTATAAAAGAATTTAAAGACGCATCTAAAGATGATGATAATACAACTTCTCAAACTACTACAGATGAAAGCAAAAAGGTATCTGGCGATAACAACTAA
- a CDS encoding phosphoglycerate kinase gives MKTLDDYNFKHKKALIRVDFNVPINKEGEVDDATRIEAAKPTIIKILEDGGSVILMSHMGRPKAQEAEFSLERIKDKVSEVIGVEVKFVSDCVGEVAETAAQNLQSGEVLLLENLRFHEEETNGDDEFAKQLSKLGDIYVNDAFGTAHRAHASTTIVSKYFDDKCFGYLLQKEIESLNKVLKSAEKPVTAILGGAKVSSKITVIENILEKVDHLIVGGGMAFTFVKAQGGNVGDSLVEDDKLELALEILKSAKEKGVEIHLPVDSVIADSFSETAKTDVRPTKDIPEGWMGLDAGPETIKNFSEVILKSKTILWNGPVGVFEMDAFSNGTIQIGKAIGEATKNGAFSLVGGGDSVSAVKKFNLENDMSYVSTGGGAMLEMLEGKSLPGIDAILNK, from the coding sequence ATGAAAACACTAGACGACTATAATTTTAAACATAAGAAAGCATTAATTAGAGTAGATTTTAATGTACCTATCAATAAAGAAGGAGAGGTAGATGATGCTACAAGAATTGAAGCTGCAAAACCTACAATCATAAAGATTCTGGAAGATGGCGGAAGCGTTATCCTTATGTCTCATATGGGTAGACCAAAAGCTCAGGAAGCAGAATTTTCTTTAGAGCGCATTAAAGATAAAGTTTCTGAAGTTATTGGAGTAGAAGTAAAATTTGTTTCAGATTGTGTTGGAGAGGTAGCAGAGACTGCAGCTCAAAATCTTCAATCTGGAGAAGTATTGTTATTAGAAAATCTCAGGTTTCATGAAGAGGAAACCAATGGAGATGATGAATTTGCTAAACAACTTTCAAAATTAGGAGATATCTATGTAAATGATGCTTTCGGAACCGCTCATAGAGCGCATGCCTCTACTACCATTGTTTCAAAGTATTTTGATGATAAATGTTTTGGATACCTATTACAAAAGGAAATAGAGAGTTTAAATAAAGTATTAAAATCTGCAGAAAAACCTGTGACTGCCATTCTTGGAGGAGCAAAGGTTTCGTCTAAAATTACCGTTATTGAGAATATTCTTGAAAAAGTAGATCATCTTATAGTTGGAGGTGGAATGGCTTTTACATTTGTGAAAGCACAAGGTGGAAATGTAGGTGATTCTTTAGTAGAAGATGATAAATTAGAATTGGCTTTAGAGATATTAAAATCTGCAAAGGAGAAAGGTGTAGAAATTCATTTACCGGTAGACTCTGTAATTGCAGATAGTTTTTCTGAAACCGCTAAGACAGATGTAAGACCTACTAAAGATATTCCAGAAGGTTGGATGGGTCTTGATGCTGGACCAGAAACCATTAAGAATTTCTCTGAGGTAATATTAAAATCCAAAACCATTCTTTGGAATGGGCCAGTTGGTGTTTTTGAAATGGACGCTTTTTCTAATGGAACCATTCAAATTGGAAAAGCAATTGGAGAGGCTACAAAAAATGGTGCTTTCTCATTAGTGGGAGGAGGGGATTCTGTTTCTGCTGTTAAAAAATTCAATCTTGAAAATGATATGAGCTACGTTTCTACGGGTGGTGGCGCCATGTTGGAGATGCTAGAGGGAAAATCATTACCCGGAATCGATGCTATTTTAAATAAGTAG
- a CDS encoding GH3 auxin-responsive promoter family protein has protein sequence MSIKSFSAKIFAYYIRKKINKWASNPIEVQEEVFKDLIHKAASTKFGKDHDFSSIKSYQDFAKKVPVRDYEELRFYVDKMVAGEEDILWPGKPLYYAKTSGTTSGAKYIPLTKESMPTHINAARNAILCYIAETGNTKFVDGKMIFLQGSPELHEKNGVKLGRLSGIVAHYVPAYLQKNRMPTLKTNCIEDWEKKVDAIVEETKGEDMTVISGIPSWVQMYFERLQQKTGQKVGDLFKNFNLFIYGGVNYEPYRAKFENLIGRKVDSIELYPASEGFFAFQDLQKDKGMLLQLNSGIFYEFIKADEFFEEKPKRLTIAEVEVGINYVMIVSTTAGLWAYNLGDTIQFTSLKPFKVIVSGRIKHFISAFGEHVIAKEVEYAMQTATEATGARITEFTVAPQITPEGEQLPYHEWFVEFEKEPSNMKEFVEILDKTLQEQNSYYLDLKEGNILQTLKIRKMPENGFQDYMKSIGKLGGQNKLPRLSNDRNIADKLELILKSSTSI, from the coding sequence ATGTCTATAAAATCATTCTCCGCAAAGATTTTTGCGTACTATATTAGAAAGAAAATCAACAAATGGGCTTCAAATCCAATAGAAGTTCAGGAAGAGGTTTTTAAAGATCTTATTCACAAAGCAGCTTCTACAAAGTTTGGTAAAGATCATGACTTTAGTAGCATTAAGAGCTATCAGGATTTTGCTAAAAAGGTTCCTGTTAGAGATTATGAAGAATTACGGTTTTATGTAGATAAGATGGTGGCGGGAGAAGAAGATATTCTTTGGCCCGGAAAGCCGCTTTATTATGCTAAAACATCTGGAACTACCAGTGGGGCAAAATACATCCCTCTTACCAAAGAATCTATGCCAACCCATATTAACGCTGCAAGAAATGCGATTCTATGTTATATTGCAGAGACAGGAAATACAAAGTTTGTAGATGGTAAAATGATATTTCTACAGGGAAGTCCAGAATTACACGAGAAAAATGGAGTTAAACTCGGGAGGCTTTCAGGGATTGTGGCTCATTACGTTCCGGCATATCTTCAGAAGAACAGAATGCCAACTTTAAAAACCAATTGCATAGAAGATTGGGAGAAAAAAGTAGATGCTATAGTAGAAGAGACCAAAGGAGAAGATATGACCGTTATTAGCGGGATACCTTCTTGGGTACAGATGTATTTTGAAAGGCTTCAGCAAAAAACAGGACAGAAGGTTGGAGATCTATTTAAGAATTTTAACTTATTTATCTACGGGGGAGTTAATTATGAACCGTATCGTGCAAAATTTGAAAATCTTATAGGTAGAAAAGTAGATAGTATTGAGCTTTACCCGGCATCTGAAGGTTTCTTTGCTTTTCAAGATCTGCAAAAAGATAAAGGAATGCTCCTTCAGCTAAACTCCGGTATATTCTATGAATTTATCAAAGCTGATGAGTTTTTTGAAGAAAAACCTAAAAGGTTAACCATTGCGGAGGTTGAGGTTGGTATTAATTATGTAATGATTGTATCTACCACAGCAGGACTATGGGCTTATAATTTGGGAGATACTATTCAGTTTACATCTCTTAAACCTTTCAAAGTTATTGTCTCAGGACGGATAAAGCATTTTATTTCTGCTTTTGGAGAACATGTTATTGCTAAAGAGGTAGAATATGCCATGCAGACGGCTACAGAAGCTACTGGCGCAAGAATCACAGAGTTTACCGTAGCACCTCAAATTACTCCTGAAGGAGAACAATTACCATATCATGAATGGTTTGTAGAGTTTGAGAAAGAGCCGTCTAATATGAAGGAATTTGTAGAAATACTAGATAAGACGCTCCAAGAACAAAATTCTTATTATCTAGATCTAAAGGAAGGAAATATTCTTCAGACCTTAAAAATTAGAAAAATGCCCGAAAATGGATTTCAGGATTATATGAAATCTATTGGGAAATTAGGCGGACAAAACAAATTACCAAGATTATCTAATGATAGAAATATTGCAGATAAACTGGAACTAATATTAAAATCAAGTACAAGCATATGA
- the rfbD gene encoding dTDP-4-dehydrorhamnose reductase has protein sequence MKTVLVTGASGQLGQCIQKLAEQENTIDWLFFDSSEIDITSNLDLQACFTSKRIDYCINCAAYTNVEKAEIEKEKAFSINAEAVKNLAIKCRENRTVLIHISTDYVFDGKADQPYKETDSTNPINVYGASKLKGEAYIQELLHEYFIFRTSWLYSEFGHNFFKTILNKVEERSTINITPEQIGTPANANDLAELILQVILKKNGNSGLYHFSNAGETSWYGFAEEILKISGNLDRVQLNSDSSYKTIAARPEYSVMSKQKLIENLHYTPKSWQVSLLELYKSFKA, from the coding sequence ATGAAGACAGTATTAGTAACCGGAGCTTCTGGGCAGTTAGGCCAATGTATTCAGAAATTAGCAGAGCAAGAGAATACCATAGATTGGCTTTTTTTTGATTCTTCTGAAATTGATATTACTTCCAATTTAGATCTACAGGCCTGTTTTACGAGTAAAAGAATTGATTACTGTATTAACTGTGCCGCATACACCAATGTGGAAAAAGCAGAAATCGAAAAAGAGAAAGCATTTTCTATAAATGCAGAAGCTGTAAAGAATCTAGCTATTAAATGCCGCGAGAATAGAACGGTGCTAATACATATTTCTACAGATTATGTGTTTGATGGAAAAGCAGATCAACCTTATAAGGAAACAGATTCCACCAATCCTATAAATGTTTACGGTGCTTCAAAATTAAAAGGAGAAGCTTACATTCAAGAGTTGTTACATGAATATTTTATTTTTAGAACCTCCTGGTTATATTCGGAATTTGGTCATAACTTTTTTAAGACCATCCTTAATAAAGTTGAAGAAAGATCAACAATAAATATCACTCCAGAACAAATAGGAACTCCAGCCAATGCTAATGATTTGGCTGAATTAATTTTGCAGGTAATTTTAAAAAAGAACGGAAATTCAGGTTTATATCATTTTAGTAATGCTGGAGAGACTTCCTGGTACGGATTTGCAGAAGAGATTTTAAAAATTTCTGGAAATTTAGATAGAGTGCAGCTTAATAGCGATAGTTCTTATAAAACAATTGCAGCAAGGCCAGAATATAGTGTAATGAGCAAGCAGAAACTTATTGAGAATCTCCATTACACTCCAAAGTCTTGGCAAGTATCGCTTTTAGAACTTTATAAAAGTTTCAAAGCATAA
- a CDS encoding DUF4837 family protein, translating to MKNILFLAVFLTAVLSGCNSEKKDKIILTSSSGNINSVSVIVDNELWEGSIGESLRNTLAAPVDGLPQEEPLFSLNQMPQQSFEGFVRQNRLFVKIEKGKEAGFKIFKDPYAHPQIGVVISGQNSQEIVDQISENSESLIKVLKNTEITEKQRRIRKSLKDDDKLEDQFGISMKFPTAYRYAIEDKKFFWIRKDIPKGNIEIMVYEVPLSAIDKDTNVVGQIIKMRDSIGKSRVPGRLDGSYMITEEAYAPYLFNSEIDGKFAYETKGTWEVKNDFMAGPFINYAVRDTANNRYIILEGFAFSPASAKRDNMFELEAILKSVKFQ from the coding sequence ATGAAGAATATTTTATTCTTAGCTGTATTTCTCACCGCCGTATTATCAGGATGTAATTCTGAAAAGAAAGACAAGATTATCCTTACAAGCTCTTCTGGGAACATTAATAGTGTTTCTGTTATTGTAGACAATGAATTATGGGAAGGATCTATTGGAGAATCACTTCGAAATACCCTGGCAGCACCTGTAGATGGGCTTCCACAAGAAGAGCCTCTTTTTTCATTGAACCAAATGCCACAACAGTCTTTTGAAGGCTTTGTGAGACAGAATAGATTATTTGTAAAGATAGAAAAAGGAAAAGAGGCGGGATTTAAAATATTTAAAGATCCATATGCACACCCTCAAATAGGAGTTGTTATATCCGGTCAAAATTCGCAAGAAATCGTAGACCAGATCTCAGAAAATTCTGAGTCGTTAATAAAGGTTTTAAAGAATACTGAAATTACTGAAAAGCAACGCAGAATTAGAAAATCTCTGAAAGACGATGATAAATTGGAGGACCAGTTTGGAATTTCTATGAAATTTCCAACCGCCTATAGGTATGCGATAGAAGATAAAAAGTTCTTTTGGATAAGAAAGGATATTCCAAAAGGTAATATTGAGATTATGGTTTATGAAGTGCCTTTAAGTGCAATAGATAAAGATACTAATGTAGTTGGGCAAATCATTAAAATGAGAGATTCTATTGGAAAATCTCGAGTTCCAGGTCGTTTGGATGGCAGTTACATGATCACAGAAGAAGCGTACGCTCCTTATCTATTCAATTCTGAGATCGATGGGAAGTTTGCTTATGAAACTAAAGGTACTTGGGAGGTTAAAAACGATTTTATGGCTGGGCCATTTATCAATTATGCAGTGAGAGATACGGCCAACAATAGATATATTATTCTGGAAGGATTTGCTTTTTCTCCGGCATCAGCAAAAAGAGATAACATGTTTGAACTTGAAGCGATATTGAAATCGGTTAAATTTCAATAA
- a CDS encoding ATP-binding protein, which produces MLFSEVLGLPHIKNHLTTTADRGRIPHAQLFVGNHGSGILPMAIAYAQYILCNNVGSENSDNPSCNSRFKNLSHPDLHFVFPVATNDKIKSHPVSNHFMEEWRAFVKESPYGSLFDWYQKLGIENKQGQIGVDEALEIVKSLSLKSYEGGFKIMIIWMADKMNTSSSNKLLKLIEEPPEKTVFLLIAEDEEQIIQTIRSRCQILRFPPIAEAVITEKLIASEGMDALAAKKIAVQANGNYANALHLIQQDSSEDVFEKWFITWIRSAFRAKGNKAAIHDLIDWSNELAGSGRETQKSFLLYCLDFFRQALLMNYKADALVYMQPKTAGFKLEKFAPFIHGANIISITQELDDALYHIERNGNAKIVLTDLSIKLTRLLHTKID; this is translated from the coding sequence ATGCTTTTTTCTGAAGTCCTAGGTTTACCACATATAAAAAATCATCTAACAACCACAGCAGACAGGGGTAGAATACCTCATGCTCAGCTTTTTGTTGGTAATCATGGTAGTGGTATTCTACCTATGGCTATAGCCTACGCACAGTATATTCTGTGCAATAATGTTGGATCAGAAAATTCTGATAATCCTTCTTGTAATTCCAGATTTAAAAATCTTTCTCATCCAGATCTTCACTTTGTTTTTCCTGTAGCTACTAATGATAAGATAAAATCTCATCCTGTCTCTAATCATTTTATGGAAGAATGGAGAGCATTCGTAAAAGAATCTCCATATGGTAGTCTATTCGATTGGTATCAGAAATTAGGGATAGAAAATAAGCAGGGACAAATAGGGGTAGATGAAGCTTTGGAAATAGTGAAATCTTTATCGCTAAAGTCTTATGAAGGTGGGTTCAAGATCATGATCATCTGGATGGCAGACAAGATGAATACGTCTAGCTCTAATAAATTGTTGAAGTTAATTGAAGAGCCACCAGAGAAAACGGTTTTTCTTTTAATAGCTGAAGATGAAGAGCAGATCATTCAAACCATTAGATCTAGGTGTCAAATATTGCGGTTTCCTCCTATTGCTGAAGCAGTAATTACAGAAAAACTTATTGCTTCGGAAGGTATGGATGCTCTGGCTGCTAAGAAAATAGCGGTCCAAGCTAACGGAAATTATGCAAACGCCCTGCATCTCATACAGCAAGACTCTTCTGAAGATGTTTTTGAAAAGTGGTTCATCACCTGGATCAGAAGTGCATTTAGAGCAAAAGGAAATAAAGCTGCAATACACGATCTTATAGATTGGAGTAATGAATTGGCTGGTTCTGGAAGAGAAACTCAAAAAAGCTTTTTATTATATTGTCTGGACTTTTTCAGACAAGCGCTTTTAATGAATTATAAAGCAGACGCGCTGGTATATATGCAGCCTAAAACTGCAGGATTTAAATTAGAAAAATTTGCTCCTTTTATTCATGGTGCCAACATTATTTCCATTACTCAGGAATTAGATGATGCCTTATATCATATTGAAAGAAATGGGAATGCAAAAATTGTACTTACAGATCTTTCTATTAAACTAACCAGATTACTTCATACTAAAATTGATTAA
- the rfbC gene encoding dTDP-4-dehydrorhamnose 3,5-epimerase, with the protein MKFEKTPLKDCFLFTPDMFPDHRGVFSESFHKKKFKEATGLEIDFVQDNQSVSKKGVLRGLHFQEGDHAQAKLVRVIYGEVLDVVVDLRPDSSKFRSHFSVILNDKNQHQLFIPQGFAHGFITLSETSVFLYKCDRFYSPGSESGIIYNDKDLAIDWILPESEMILSEKDTKLPTLQDLYK; encoded by the coding sequence ATGAAATTTGAAAAAACTCCGCTAAAGGATTGTTTTCTTTTTACTCCAGATATGTTTCCAGATCATAGAGGCGTCTTTTCTGAAAGCTTCCACAAAAAGAAGTTTAAAGAAGCTACAGGTCTGGAAATAGATTTTGTTCAGGATAATCAATCTGTTTCAAAAAAAGGAGTGTTGAGAGGTCTGCATTTTCAAGAAGGAGATCATGCTCAGGCAAAATTAGTGCGAGTTATTTATGGGGAAGTGTTAGATGTTGTGGTAGATCTTAGGCCAGATTCCTCCAAATTTAGATCTCATTTTTCTGTTATTTTAAATGATAAGAATCAACATCAGTTATTTATTCCACAAGGATTTGCACATGGGTTTATAACCTTGTCTGAAACTTCTGTTTTTTTATATAAGTGTGATAGATTTTACTCACCAGGTTCTGAATCTGGAATAATTTATAATGATAAAGATCTGGCTATAGACTGGATCTTACCGGAAAGCGAAATGATCCTTTCTGAAAAAGACACTAAATTACCTACACTTCAAGATCTATACAAATGA
- a CDS encoding DUF6909 family protein, with amino-acid sequence MINLKQLGRTRAQESTHAIERMYITMRHLFNRGFYKPMGVSGETLRESLLTLRPEIYGTIADEKVELDGLLYVIDRLPKGIEECRFINLTSDEGYANSHFKPIVPPKRRRNCYRIDEEQMNIEITRGRSEIYDILTHLTFLFVESHKIMRRVIIDEEGNVTRDWKKLEAAVQKPQLDQIEREIALTHTSNILGRTFKEVTTLYPKFMLPENEERFLHIIYWLGKLAMDETINNNKRIVTFSPVLRERLGHHIHGEIWADGIKKHLLENNLMHRPIHIISANMHSVMNTIFTPEALEEELKQKGAMELYENLSDSGNGQLRSKVMKVALENGMKFLEDTSGTNIDVQVFDTAKLKQGFRNPDFVGKIEDEKPVLVVMDYAFGEQAYETMDELLKPYNIEENEIHMNVASISIMGKAGILYGGKGDIMIPSAHLFEGTADNYPFVNELKKSDLEGNGIKVVDGSMITVLGTSLQNKDILKFFQESTWNVVGLEMEGVHYQKAIQAASKLRGSISEDVKVRYAYYASDNPLETGSTLASGGLGTTGVKPTYLITEKILEQIFNS; translated from the coding sequence ATGATCAACTTAAAACAATTAGGCCGCACCCGCGCACAAGAAAGCACTCATGCTATTGAGAGAATGTATATTACCATGAGACACTTGTTTAACAGGGGTTTTTACAAACCTATGGGTGTTTCCGGAGAAACATTACGCGAATCTTTACTAACACTTCGCCCAGAGATCTACGGTACTATTGCAGATGAAAAAGTTGAATTAGACGGACTTCTATATGTTATAGACAGACTTCCAAAAGGAATTGAAGAATGTAGATTTATTAATCTTACCAGTGATGAAGGGTATGCAAACTCCCACTTTAAGCCTATAGTTCCTCCAAAAAGAAGAAGAAATTGCTATAGAATTGATGAGGAGCAAATGAATATTGAGATCACTCGTGGAAGATCTGAGATCTATGATATACTAACGCACCTTACCTTTCTTTTTGTTGAATCTCATAAAATTATGAGAAGAGTTATTATAGATGAAGAGGGCAATGTTACCAGAGATTGGAAAAAACTGGAAGCCGCTGTTCAAAAACCACAATTAGATCAGATAGAGAGAGAAATTGCACTTACACATACCTCTAATATTCTGGGAAGAACTTTCAAAGAAGTAACTACATTATATCCAAAATTCATGTTGCCGGAGAACGAAGAGCGTTTTCTTCATATTATTTATTGGTTAGGTAAATTGGCAATGGATGAAACTATCAATAACAATAAGCGTATAGTAACATTTAGTCCGGTACTAAGAGAGCGTTTAGGGCATCACATTCATGGAGAGATCTGGGCAGATGGTATAAAGAAGCATTTATTAGAAAATAACTTGATGCATAGGCCAATTCATATTATTAGTGCCAATATGCACAGTGTGATGAATACCATTTTTACTCCTGAAGCTTTAGAAGAAGAACTAAAACAAAAAGGAGCGATGGAGCTTTATGAAAATTTAAGCGACAGTGGTAACGGGCAATTACGTAGTAAAGTTATGAAGGTAGCTCTGGAAAACGGAATGAAATTTCTTGAAGATACCAGTGGTACTAATATAGACGTTCAGGTATTTGATACTGCAAAACTGAAGCAAGGTTTTAGAAATCCAGATTTTGTAGGGAAGATAGAAGATGAGAAACCGGTATTGGTAGTAATGGATTATGCTTTTGGAGAGCAGGCTTATGAGACTATGGATGAGCTTTTAAAGCCTTATAATATTGAAGAGAACGAGATACATATGAATGTTGCCTCAATTTCTATTATGGGTAAGGCCGGTATTTTATATGGAGGTAAAGGAGATATCATGATACCATCTGCTCACCTATTTGAAGGAACTGCAGATAACTATCCATTTGTGAATGAGCTTAAAAAATCTGATCTTGAGGGTAACGGTATTAAAGTGGTAGATGGTTCCATGATCACCGTTCTAGGAACTTCCCTTCAGAATAAAGATATCTTAAAATTCTTTCAAGAATCTACCTGGAATGTGGTGGGTCTGGAAATGGAAGGTGTTCATTACCAAAAAGCAATTCAGGCCGCTTCTAAGTTAAGAGGTAGCATTAGCGAAGATGTAAAGGTGAGATATGCTTATTATGCATCAGATAATCCACTAGAAACAGGTAGTACTTTGGCTTCAGGAGGGTTGGGAACCACCGGTGTTAAGCCTACGTATTTAATTACAGAGAAGATCTTAGAACAAATTTTCAATTCTTAA
- a CDS encoding M23 family metallopeptidase, whose protein sequence is MKQSNKNKKKFAKKLLHKYRLVVLNEDTFEERLSFKLTKLNVFVAVTLSAIILIAGTTFLIAFTGLREYIPGYSSAALKKQATELAFKTDSLQTALVLNNQYYASIRKVLNGDLEPGNLNKDSLPKTITSDPLMLDLSPSKADSLLRDEVAQEDKYNVLESAGSAMNFALFPPVKGPISANYKLKSKHFAVDVVVAKNAPVKAVADGRVIFAEWSAGTGYVMIVEHDFGLISVYKHNSSLTKEQGDFVRAGEVIATAGSTGELTTGPHLHFELWKEGNPVNPTDYIDFD, encoded by the coding sequence ATGAAACAATCAAATAAGAATAAAAAGAAATTCGCTAAGAAATTGCTGCACAAATATCGATTGGTGGTGCTTAACGAAGATACCTTTGAAGAGAGGCTATCTTTTAAGCTTACCAAATTGAATGTGTTTGTAGCGGTAACGCTTAGTGCTATCATCCTTATTGCCGGAACCACGTTTCTTATAGCCTTTACAGGACTTAGAGAGTATATTCCGGGCTATTCTTCTGCAGCTCTAAAAAAGCAAGCGACAGAATTGGCATTTAAGACAGATTCGCTTCAAACAGCATTAGTGTTGAACAATCAATACTATGCGTCTATTAGAAAAGTTTTAAATGGAGATCTAGAACCGGGTAATCTTAATAAAGATTCTTTGCCCAAAACGATTACTAGTGATCCATTAATGCTTGATCTAAGCCCCTCTAAGGCAGATTCACTTCTACGAGATGAGGTTGCTCAGGAAGATAAATACAATGTATTAGAATCTGCAGGTTCTGCAATGAATTTCGCCCTATTTCCTCCGGTAAAGGGTCCTATTTCAGCAAATTATAAATTAAAAAGCAAACATTTTGCGGTAGATGTAGTGGTTGCTAAGAACGCACCCGTAAAGGCAGTGGCAGACGGACGAGTGATTTTTGCTGAATGGAGTGCAGGAACCGGATACGTAATGATCGTTGAGCATGATTTTGGACTTATTTCTGTATACAAGCACAACTCTTCACTTACTAAAGAGCAAGGAGATTTTGTGCGTGCAGGAGAAGTTATAGCTACAGCCGGATCTACCGGAGAATTAACAACCGGACCACATTTACATTTTGAACTTTGGAAAGAAGGAAACCCTGTAAATCCTACAGATTATATCGATTTTGATTAA